Proteins from a single region of Metallibacterium scheffleri:
- a CDS encoding SDR family NAD(P)-dependent oxidoreductase, which translates to MTAPAQLWIVGHGPGLGAALAARFAREHWGVLALSRRAPVAALAVGTHTSLDVLAADAPARLARLIAEHGAPRVLVYDVGVFKRAPFAALGEDDFRACWEGMALGAFRVAQAVLPAMVQAGGGTLIFSGATASLRGGAEFAAFASAKFALRGLAQALARAYQAQGVHVVHTILDGVIGGSARAGQYSARLDPGAVADAYWQLAQQPSGAWTHELDLRGADEPF; encoded by the coding sequence ATGACCGCGCCGGCCCAACTATGGATCGTCGGCCATGGCCCGGGCCTGGGCGCGGCGCTGGCCGCGCGTTTCGCGCGCGAGCACTGGGGCGTGCTGGCCTTGTCGCGGCGCGCACCCGTCGCGGCATTGGCCGTGGGCACGCACACGAGCCTGGATGTGCTGGCTGCCGATGCGCCCGCGCGGCTGGCGCGGTTGATTGCCGAGCACGGCGCGCCGCGCGTGCTGGTGTACGACGTTGGCGTGTTCAAGCGCGCGCCCTTCGCCGCGCTCGGCGAGGACGACTTCCGCGCCTGCTGGGAAGGCATGGCGCTGGGCGCCTTTCGCGTGGCACAGGCCGTGCTGCCGGCGATGGTGCAGGCCGGCGGCGGCACGCTGATTTTTTCCGGCGCCACCGCCAGCCTGCGCGGCGGTGCCGAATTCGCCGCCTTCGCCAGCGCCAAGTTCGCGCTACGCGGGCTGGCGCAGGCGCTGGCGCGCGCCTACCAGGCGCAGGGCGTGCATGTGGTGCATACGATCCTCGACGGCGTGATCGGCGGCAGTGCGCGCGCCGGGCAATACAGCGCGCGACTCGATCCCGGCGCGGTCGCCGATGCGTATTGGCAACTCGCGCAGCAGCCGTCCGGTGCCTGGACCCACGAGCTGGATCTGCGCGGCGCCGACGAGCCGTTTTGA
- a CDS encoding class I SAM-dependent DNA methyltransferase, which yields MSSLLQDSNRQRFDRIAADWDDSPRRRAMAGDVARTIADAVPLQSDWQALEYGCGTGLVGAQLAPRLGHLLACDLSPGMLSVLDEKARAAGVGNLDTRVLDLTREAPPAQRFDLIFSSMTMHHIPDVPALLRVFHGMLAADGWVALADLDAEDGSFHTPDVPGVAHHGFARDEFTRWLAAAGFRDISARTAHTAEKTRDGKTVRYPIFLITARR from the coding sequence ATGTCCAGCCTTTTGCAAGACTCGAACCGCCAGCGTTTCGACCGCATCGCCGCGGACTGGGACGACTCGCCCCGGCGCCGCGCCATGGCCGGCGACGTCGCCAGGACCATCGCCGACGCGGTGCCCCTGCAATCCGACTGGCAGGCACTGGAGTACGGTTGCGGCACCGGTCTGGTCGGCGCGCAACTGGCGCCACGGCTGGGACACTTGCTGGCCTGCGACCTGTCGCCCGGCATGCTGTCCGTGCTGGATGAAAAAGCCCGTGCCGCAGGCGTCGGCAACCTCGACACGCGCGTGCTCGACCTCACCCGCGAAGCGCCGCCCGCGCAGCGCTTCGATCTGATCTTCAGCAGCATGACCATGCACCACATCCCCGATGTACCCGCGCTGTTGCGCGTGTTCCACGGCATGCTCGCCGCGGACGGCTGGGTGGCGCTGGCCGATCTCGACGCCGAGGACGGCAGCTTCCACACCCCCGACGTCCCCGGCGTGGCCCACCACGGCTTCGCGCGCGATGAATTCACACGCTGGCTGGCCGCCGCCGGTTTCCGCGACATCAGCGCGCGCACCGCGCACACCGCGGAGAAAACCCGCGATGGCAAGACCGTGCGCTACCCGATTTTCCTGATCACCGCGCGGCGCTGA
- a CDS encoding flavin monoamine oxidase family protein, whose protein sequence is MRHELIIVGAGLAGVALAHALHVDGHAPRVLEARARCGGRILGVDGFDLGPSWVWPTLQPRLAAWITTHGLRSYEQASTGALQFEDAVGRMQTYASGMAQEPPSQRLLGGSAALLAPLPALQGAGLIETGVTVRALQLGTEGVDVIAQGSDGTRRLQARRVALALPPRLVAAMAFDPPLPAALHAQLAALPTWMAGQAKFVARYARPFWRAAGFSGAAFSQRGPIGELHDATLPDGRAALTGFIAWPASVRAACADLPGAIVAQLQRLFGSTAAQPLAVHVQDWALEEFTATPADSAAVPREHPDYAPIMLPEPWRARVLLAGSEVAPDFGGYLEGALQSASAAHAWLSAR, encoded by the coding sequence ATGCGCCATGAGCTGATCATCGTCGGCGCGGGTCTGGCCGGCGTGGCGCTGGCGCATGCGCTGCATGTCGATGGGCACGCGCCGCGCGTGCTCGAAGCGCGCGCACGCTGCGGCGGGCGCATCCTCGGTGTCGATGGTTTCGACCTCGGGCCTTCCTGGGTGTGGCCGACGCTGCAGCCGCGACTCGCGGCATGGATCACGACGCACGGCCTGCGCAGCTACGAACAAGCCAGCACCGGCGCGTTGCAGTTCGAGGATGCGGTTGGGCGCATGCAGACGTATGCCTCCGGCATGGCGCAGGAGCCGCCCAGCCAACGCCTGCTCGGTGGCAGCGCTGCGCTGCTGGCACCGCTGCCGGCACTGCAAGGCGCGGGATTGATCGAAACCGGCGTCACGGTGCGCGCGCTGCAGCTCGGCACGGAAGGCGTGGACGTGATCGCGCAGGGCAGCGACGGCACGCGCCGATTGCAGGCGCGGCGCGTGGCACTGGCGCTGCCACCGCGGCTGGTCGCGGCCATGGCATTCGACCCGCCGCTACCTGCAGCCCTGCATGCGCAGCTCGCGGCGCTGCCCACCTGGATGGCCGGGCAGGCCAAGTTCGTGGCGCGCTACGCGCGACCGTTCTGGCGCGCGGCAGGTTTCTCCGGTGCAGCCTTCAGTCAGCGCGGGCCGATCGGCGAACTGCACGACGCGACTTTGCCAGATGGCCGCGCCGCGCTGACCGGCTTCATCGCCTGGCCGGCGTCGGTACGCGCCGCGTGCGCGGATCTGCCGGGTGCGATCGTGGCGCAGTTGCAGCGCCTGTTCGGGTCCACGGCGGCGCAGCCGCTGGCGGTGCATGTGCAGGACTGGGCGCTGGAAGAGTTCACTGCCACGCCCGCGGACAGCGCCGCCGTGCCGCGCGAGCATCCGGATTACGCGCCTATCATGCTGCCCGAACCCTGGCGCGCGCGCGTGCTGCTGGCCGGCAGTGAAGTGGCGCCGGATTTCGGCGGCTATCTGGAGGGCGCGCTGCAGTCTGCCAGCGCCGCACATGCCTGGCTCAGCGCGCGCTGA